Sequence from the [Bacteroides] pectinophilus genome:
TCCGTCCAATGCGGTATATTCAATTGATGGCAATCAGCGTACAAGCACTTCCAATAAGATTACGATTAACAAGGAATTCGAGCTTTGCTTCCACAGTGTGCAGGAAGAGCCTCCGGTGAACATTGCTCTGAAGGCCGATTCCGATGCAATTGTAGACAGTATTAACGAACTGATTGGCGGCTATAACAATCTTATATCAGTTGCAACAGGTTCTGACACAGATACATTTGAAGGCAGTGCAAGATTAAGAAGACAGTTCTCTCAGCTTTCACGTTCATATTCAGGAGTTTTGAGCCAGAGTGGTCTTGACGTCAATGATAACGGAACTATCTCCGTCAATAAGAATGCCATTCTTACTCTTGCAGACGAAGGCGGTCTTGGTAAAGTCTATGACAGTCTTGGACACTTCAAGGATGCCCTGCATGATACAGCCGAGAGAATCGCGATGAACCCAATGGATTACGTGAATAATAAGATTATTGCATATAAGAATCCTAGAAGAGTGATGACAGACCCTTACAATCTGTCAGCTTATTCCGGAATGATGTTTAACGGATATATTTAAGAACTTGTATTTGCCAATATATGATATTTACACCATGCATAATAAAACGCCGCACGCTAAGTCCCTGTGACTTAACATGCGGCGCATTTTTGTATTTTTATATTTTACTTATCCAAGCTTTGCAGCGATTGCCGTAAGTAGTGTCACGGAATTCTTTATTGCCTGTGCTTCAAATGCGGGATAATCAACTGTTGCGCTGTCATCCGCTTTATCTGATATAGCTCTCATAATAAGAAATGGAATCTTATTTACATATGCTGCCTGTGCAATGGCTGCTCCTTCCATCTCCGTACACATTCCGCCAAAATTACTGATAATACGTTCCTTTACTGCCTTATCTGATATGAACTGGTCTCCACTCACAACACGTCCCACATGCACACCAACCTGAGGAAGCACTTCTTTGCAGCACTCTTCTGCTGTTGCCAGAAGCTTTTTATCTGCCTCGAATGAAAGCGTATCCATTCTTGGAATCTGTCCAAGCGGATACCCAAATCCAGTTGCATCCACATCATGATGAAGAACATCTGATGATAATACAATATCTCCAATGTCAATCGATGCATCAAGTGAGCCGGCTATTCCCGTATTAATAACTGCATCAGCCTTAAAGTCATCGCAGAGAATCTGCGTACATATTGCAGCATTAACCTTACCGATTCCGCTGCGCACAATTACAACCTCGCTGCCATTGAGACTTCCGCATGAGAACTTCATGCCGGCTTTTTCCTCAACACGCTCAATATTCATAGCTTCTACTATCTGTTCAACTTCTTCGTCCATGGCGCCTATAATGCCTATCATATGTGTTACCTCCGTATAATTAATGTCTGTTTGTGTAGTGGTTAGTTGTATCTATGTGTCATATTGATATAAGAGTGACGCGGGGCAGACCGGCAGTTCAACGCAGGGCCGCTTGCGCTGCTTAGAGCCGGCAATGGTACATAAGGCGGCAGAATACGCCGCCTAAGTACCAGCCGCTCTAAAAGCCCCTGCTTATGAATCTGCCGGTCTGCTCCGCTGTGCTTCCGTCATCGTTACCTGACGCACACAGATGCATCTACACTGTATTCCTAATAATCCCGGTGCGTATATTTCCGCGCGTCCGCGTCTGCGAAACACAGCGGCGGTGTGTTGTGCTGCAACCGGGTGCTTTGCAGACATCGGTACTTAGCCGCCGTATTCCGGCGGCTTATGTACCGCTATGTCTGCATCGCAGCGCAAGCGTGCCCGGATGCGGCATAACACACCGCCGCGTTCCTTACACACGCGCCTACAGTATCCTCTCTATATCCTCATAGCACTTCACTACATAGTCACAATGCAGCCCCTGTGGTCTTACAGCTCCTGCGCGGTTTAACCAGCATGTCTTAATTCCATACTGCACACCGCCCTTCATATCAGAAGTAAGTGAATCTCCTATTATCATCACCCTGCTTCTGTCATATATTCCGATTCCGTTCATGCATGCATCAAAATACTTTTCTGAAGGCTTGTCTGCGCCTATCTGCTCTGATATAAAGCATCCCTTTATATACTTTCCGACACCGCTTTCCGCAATACGCCTTGTCTGCGTTCTTGTTATTCCATTAGTAGCTATATATACATCATAACGTTCCGAGAGGTATTTCAGGAGTTCCAAAGCCCCCTCATAAAGCACGTGCTGCTTTGTAAGCTCATCGCGATATATTGCCTCAAATGCCTTACCGTCATAATCTATCCCCTCTTTTTCAAAGAAAAGCTGCCAGCGCGTATCAAGAAGTTCCTGCCTTGTTATCTCGCGTCTTTCAAGCTTCTGCCACATAGACGTATTATGAACAAGGAATCTGTCTGCGAATCCAACGGCTGTATCCGCTTTACCGGCATGTATTCCAGCCTTCTCCAGCGATATTGCTACCGCTCTTCTGGCACATTCATCAAAATCCATAATCGTATTGTCATTATCGAGAAGTATTACGTCTACATCGGCCTTTGTATACAACGAATCAAGCACCTCAAAATAATTCTCAAATGTCTTACGGCAGCACCCCGGATTCTTAATTACAACGCCATCCGCTCCAAGTCCCGTAAGAGACATCGCCATTGCTATTCTGTGGTCTTCATAAGTCTCAACCTCAACAGGCTGCGGCTTACCCGGGAATATCCTGATTCCATCGTATTGAGGAATCTCCTCGCATTTTATCCCCATTCCCGTAAGTTCATTTATAATTGCCGCCATTCTGTCAGATTCCTGATACCTGATATGTCCGACATTATAAATGCTTGTCGGCGTATCGGCATATACGGCAACTGCTGCCATAGTCATAGTCTGGTCCGAAAAATCATTCATATCAATAGTTATACCGTGATATGACGATACCCCGGAGCCCTTAACCCATAGTCCTTCCTTCGACTCCTCGAGTACACAGCCAAGCGTCCCAAGTGTCTCGACATACTTCATATCACCCTGAAGAGATGGTCTGTGGACACGCTCAACTCTCACATCACAGCCGAGTATCGGAGCCATACTGTAAAAATACGACGCAGCCGATATATCAGGTTCAACAACATAACTGCCGAGTCCGTAACTTTGATGACCTGCAACTCTGTATCCGCTGTCATGTCTCGTATATGATATACCAAACTGTTCAAGCATCGAAAGTGTCATCTTAATATATGAACCTTCTGTTCTGCTGCCTGTCACATTAATGTCAAGCCCGGCATCAAGAAGTGTTCCTGCCATAAGAAGCGCACTTGTGAACTGGCTGCTTACCGTAGTATCAACCGTGACAGATGACAGATGTATATCATGTGAATGCATAATGAACGGAAAATGCCCCTCTTCTCCGAGGAATTCAAACTCAACTCCTCCGTCACGAAGAATTTTAAGCAGCGGCTCCATAGGTCTTTTAGCCATCTGCTTTGACGAATTCATCTCATAATCACCGCCTGCAAGCGCAAGCATAACTGTGAGAAATCTTGCCGCAGTTCCTGCACTCCGCACATCAACTGAAGCAGTGTTATTGGGAATTACTCCGCCTGTACCCTGTATTACGACACGCTCATTCTCCTCATCGATGATAAGTTCAAATCCGAGCCTGCCGAGGCAGTCCAAAAATGCTCTTGAATCATCACTGAACAAAACGCCGGTAAGCTCACACCGGCGTTCTGACATTGCAGCAAGCATCAATGCCCTGTTCGTTATACTCTTTGAGCCGGGAACCTTAACACAAAAAGGTCCCCTGTTGCAAAGCCGTTTAACCTCGTATGTATCATTAACCATCATATCCTTCTGCATATTATTCTGCATATTATTCCGCATAGTACACCCAGTTCTCTTTTTTCTTCTTCTCTTCCGGATATTCTCCGTCTATATAGCCAAGCGCACAATGTCCGATTCCTTCGTAATCTCCTTCTATTCCAAGTGACTTAAGGATCTCCTTGCCCTCAGGCATCTCAAACTCTTCCTTAGCTCTGTGTATCCAGCAGCTTCCAAGTCCCAGGTCATGTGCCGCAAGCATAAGGTTACCCATAACAAGGCTTCCGTCATACACATGTGTAGGACGCGACTTGTCAGCAAGAACAATAAGAATTACGGGTGCCCCGTAGAACGGGTCACTTGACGAACCCATTATCTGTGCATTCATCTTAGATATCTTATCCCTTAATCCCTTATTAGTTACTGCAATTATAATCGGTGACTGATAGTGCATTCCTGTAGCTGCACATGTTCCTGCTTCAAGAACCTTGTCAATGAGTTCCTTCGGAACCATGTCAGGCTTATATTTTCTGATACTTCTTCTTGTCTTAATAATGTCTAATGTCTCACCCATGCTGTTTCTCCGTTTCATAAAACAACTTTACCGAAAACATTTTACCACAACATAATTAATGCGTCTATGATACATTTTCAAACTGGGAATTATAAAGCTGTGCATAGAATCCGTTCTTTTCAAGGAGTTCCTCATGGCTGCCCTGCTCTACAATATCCCCGTCACGCATAACAAGTATTATGTCGGCATTGCGGATTGTCGAGAGACGGTGGGCTATGATAAAGCTTGTGCGGCCCTTCATAAGATTATCCATGGCGTTCTGTATCTGCTCTTCTGTTCTCGTATCTACTGAAGATGTAGCCTCGTCAAGAATTATCACCCTGTTATCCGCAAGAATTGCCCTTGCTATCGTAAGGAGCTGTTTCTGTCCCTGTGATACATTGCTTGCATCTTCGTTAAGTTCCATATTATAGCCGCCCGGAAGTGTTCTTATGAACTTATCGGCATGTGCTGCCTTACATGCTGCAATTACTTCTTCATCAGTTGCATCAAGGCGTCCGTAGCGTACATTTTCCATTATTGTACCCTTGAAAAGCCATGTATCCTGAAGCACCATTCCAAATGCGCTTCGTAAGTCTCTTCTGTTGTAGTCTTTAACATTATGCCCGTCAAGCATTATCTTTCCTGAGTTCACATCATAGAATCTCATAAGGAGCTTGACCATCGTTGTCTTTCCCGCACCTGTAGGCCCTACTATGGCTACTTTCTGCCCCGGCCGGACATTGGCGCTGAAATCATGGATTATGACATTATCCGGGTTATATCCGAACTTAACATGGTCGAACTCAACTGATCCTTCAATGACATGCTCTGATATATCAACCGGATTGGCCGCAGCCTGATCCTCCTCTTCCTCGCCAAGGAATTCAAATACACGCTCAGCTGCCGCTGCCATTGACTGTACCTGGTTAATAACCTGTGCAATCTGCTGTATTGGCTGTGTAAAGTTCTTTACATACTGGATAAATGCCTGTATGTCACCGACTGTAATTCTGCCCTTTACTGCAAGAATACCGCCGCAAAGTGCCACACCTGCATATCCGAGGTTGCCTACAAAAGCCATTATCGGCTGCATCATTCCCGAGAAAAACTGTGACTTCCATGCTGAGTCATACAGAATCTTATTCGTGCGGTTGAATTCATCAAGTGTCTCCTGCTCTTTATTGAAGAGCTTTATTACGTTCTGCCCGCCAAACGTCTCTTCAACCTGACCGTTTATATGACCGAGATACTCCTGCTGCTTTATGAAAAATCTCTGTGATTTTTTAACTGTAAATGAAACAAGCGCTCCGGATACAGGAAGGACAACAAGTGCTATAAGTGTCATAAGCGGTGAGATGCTGAGCATCATTATAAGCACACCTATAAGTGTTGCCGTTGATGTAATTATCTGTGTTATACTCTGGTTAAGTCCCTGACCGAACGTATCAACATCATTGGTAATTCTTGAAAGAACCTCACCATATGTCCTGCTCTCAAAGTATTTCATCGGCATTCTGTTTATCTTCTGTGATATATCGCGTCTTAACTGATAGCATACCTTCTGGGTAACTCCTGTCATAAGCATGCCCTGCGCGAAATTGAATATTGCACTTACCGCGTATATTGCAAGTACAAATACAAGTATTCTGCCAATATATTCAAAATCAATACCGCCTGTTCCCTGTATCTTCGCCATAAGACCTTCTGCAAGACCCGTTGTTGCCTTACCAAGTATCTTAGGTCCCATTACGCTGAATACCGTTGATGCTGCTGCAAACAGCATTACAAGGAATATCTGTATTTTAAATCTGCCTATATATGACATAAGCTTCTTTATTGACCCCTTAAAATTCTTGGATTTCTGGGGTGGTACCATTGCTCCCGGACGTGGCATTTAATTTTCCTCCTTTCCCGCATTCTTAAGTTCTTCCTCTGAAAGCTGTGACATTGCTATTTCTTTGTATACCTCACAGTTCTCAAGGAGCTGTCCATGAGTTCCGATTCCGGCGATCCTGCCTTCATCAAGTACTATTATCTGCTCTGCATGAAGTATCGTACTTACACGCTGTGCAACTATAATCATGGTACTGTCGCGGACATTCTCACCAAGCGCCTTTCTTAATGCGGCATCAGTCTTTAAGTCAAGCGCTGAAAAGCTGTCATCAAATACAAATATCTTCGGATGCTTTGCTATTGCCCTCGCAATCGAAAGTCTCTGCTTCTGTCCGCCTGACACATTAGAACCGCCCTGCGCTATTCTGCTGTTATAAGTATCATCTTTTTCTTCGATAAATTCTGTTGCCTGCGCTATCTGTGCACACTGCTTCATATCATCATCAGATGCATCGGAATTGCCAAACTTTATATTACTCGCGATTGTTCCTGAAAAAAGCACCGCTTTCTGAGGAACGAATCCAATCATTCCCCTTAAATCCTCAAGAGACATATCCCTTATATCCGTTCCGTCTATGGTTATCGAACCTTCTGTAACATCATAGAGACGCGGAATAAGATTTACAAGTGTTGACTTACCGCATCCGGTACTTCCTATAATTGCAGTTGTCTGCCCCGGAAGTGCTTCAAAATCAATATTTTCAAGTACGCAGTCCTCTGCATTCGGATATCTGAAATTAACATGGTTAAATCTGACTTTTCCTTCTGCCTTATCTTCAACATGTACCGGATTATCAGGATTCTCAACCGAACTTGCCGTCTTCATTACCTCATCAATTCTGTCTGCTGCAACCGCTGCTCTCGGAAGCATTATTGAAAGCATCGTAAGCATAAGGAATGCCATAACTATCTGCATCGCATATGTCATAAATGCAGTCATCGTTCCTACCTGCATTGTTCCCGCATCAATATGGTGTGCGCTCACCCATACGATAAGTACAGTTATGACATACATGATAAACATCATTCCCGGCATCATAAATGTCATTACGCGGTTAGTAAAGAGATTGGTCTTAGTAAGCTCTGTATTGGCTGCATCAAATCTCTTCTCCTCTTCATCTTCACGTCCGAATGCCCTGATTACGGAAAGTCCGGTAAGAATCTCTCTTGATACGAGATTAACCTTATCAACCAGCTTCTGCATAAGCTTGAACTTAGGCATTGCGATTGAAGTAAGTACAAGCACAAAGCCCATAATAAGGAGTACCGCGAGACCTATTACCCATTCCATATGTGAACCGGTATTAAGCACCTTTATAATTCCGCCGATTCCGATTATAGGCGCATATGCAACAATTCTCAGCATTATTACTGTTACCATCTGTATCTGCTGCACGTCATTGGTACATCTTGTTATAAGTGATGCCGTAGAGAACTTATCCATCTCAGTGTTAGAAAATCCGACAACCTTTTTGAAAAGATTGCCGCGGAGTGTCATTCCCACACCGGCCGCAACACGCGAAGCAGCAAGTCCTACAAGCACTGTTGCGGCTGCCATAATAAGTGCAAGCCCAACCATCTTACCGCCGGCTGCAAGCAGATAATTCAACTGGATCTTATTCATATCCATTCCCGCATTGGCATCACACTGCTTTGCATAAGCAACTCCCATTGAACTTACAAGTGACGCCCCCATTGAGTCTATCATCTGTGAAGCCTTATCCTGCATCTGTATGACAGCATCTTTACCTGCAAGCCCTGCCTTTGCCGCCTGAATGAACTGCACTCTCTCATCGTCCTTTAACTGATAGTTAATCAGAATTGGAACAAGCAGTTCATTCTGCACAGCCGTAATATCTTTTTTCTTACTTATGTTAAGTCTGTAGATTCC
This genomic interval carries:
- a CDS encoding 5'-methylthioadenosine/adenosylhomocysteine nucleosidase; amino-acid sequence: MIGIIGAMDEEVEQIVEAMNIERVEEKAGMKFSCGSLNGSEVVIVRSGIGKVNAAICTQILCDDFKADAVINTGIAGSLDASIDIGDIVLSSDVLHHDVDATGFGYPLGQIPRMDTLSFEADKKLLATAEECCKEVLPQVGVHVGRVVSGDQFISDKAVKERIISNFGGMCTEMEGAAIAQAAYVNKIPFLIMRAISDKADDSATVDYPAFEAQAIKNSVTLLTAIAAKLG
- the aroA gene encoding 3-phosphoshikimate 1-carboxyvinyltransferase, encoding MQNNMQKDMMVNDTYEVKRLCNRGPFCVKVPGSKSITNRALMLAAMSERRCELTGVLFSDDSRAFLDCLGRLGFELIIDEENERVVIQGTGGVIPNNTASVDVRSAGTAARFLTVMLALAGGDYEMNSSKQMAKRPMEPLLKILRDGGVEFEFLGEEGHFPFIMHSHDIHLSSVTVDTTVSSQFTSALLMAGTLLDAGLDINVTGSRTEGSYIKMTLSMLEQFGISYTRHDSGYRVAGHQSYGLGSYVVEPDISAASYFYSMAPILGCDVRVERVHRPSLQGDMKYVETLGTLGCVLEESKEGLWVKGSGVSSYHGITIDMNDFSDQTMTMAAVAVYADTPTSIYNVGHIRYQESDRMAAIINELTGMGIKCEEIPQYDGIRIFPGKPQPVEVETYEDHRIAMAMSLTGLGADGVVIKNPGCCRKTFENYFEVLDSLYTKADVDVILLDNDNTIMDFDECARRAVAISLEKAGIHAGKADTAVGFADRFLVHNTSMWQKLERREITRQELLDTRWQLFFEKEGIDYDGKAFEAIYRDELTKQHVLYEGALELLKYLSERYDVYIATNGITRTQTRRIAESGVGKYIKGCFISEQIGADKPSEKYFDACMNGIGIYDRSRVMIIGDSLTSDMKGGVQYGIKTCWLNRAGAVRPQGLHCDYVVKCYEDIERIL
- a CDS encoding nitroreductase, giving the protein MGETLDIIKTRRSIRKYKPDMVPKELIDKVLEAGTCAATGMHYQSPIIIAVTNKGLRDKISKMNAQIMGSSSDPFYGAPVILIVLADKSRPTHVYDGSLVMGNLMLAAHDLGLGSCWIHRAKEEFEMPEGKEILKSLGIEGDYEGIGHCALGYIDGEYPEEKKKKENWVYYAE
- a CDS encoding ABC transporter ATP-binding protein/permease, with protein sequence MPRPGAMVPPQKSKNFKGSIKKLMSYIGRFKIQIFLVMLFAAASTVFSVMGPKILGKATTGLAEGLMAKIQGTGGIDFEYIGRILVFVLAIYAVSAIFNFAQGMLMTGVTQKVCYQLRRDISQKINRMPMKYFESRTYGEVLSRITNDVDTFGQGLNQSITQIITSTATLIGVLIMMLSISPLMTLIALVVLPVSGALVSFTVKKSQRFFIKQQEYLGHINGQVEETFGGQNVIKLFNKEQETLDEFNRTNKILYDSAWKSQFFSGMMQPIMAFVGNLGYAGVALCGGILAVKGRITVGDIQAFIQYVKNFTQPIQQIAQVINQVQSMAAAAERVFEFLGEEEEDQAAANPVDISEHVIEGSVEFDHVKFGYNPDNVIIHDFSANVRPGQKVAIVGPTGAGKTTMVKLLMRFYDVNSGKIMLDGHNVKDYNRRDLRSAFGMVLQDTWLFKGTIMENVRYGRLDATDEEVIAACKAAHADKFIRTLPGGYNMELNEDASNVSQGQKQLLTIARAILADNRVIILDEATSSVDTRTEEQIQNAMDNLMKGRTSFIIAHRLSTIRNADIILVMRDGDIVEQGSHEELLEKNGFYAQLYNSQFENVS
- a CDS encoding ABC transporter ATP-binding protein/permease — encoded protein: MGKIFRNLAPYWKSVIIILALLAVQAFCDLAMPQYTSDIIDTGIQNGGIAYSVPQSVTQTDFEEAELFMTDEQAGLWKKSYDLEEDGIYRLNISKKKDITAVQNELLVPILINYQLKDDERVQFIQAAKAGLAGKDAVIQMQDKASQMIDSMGASLVSSMGVAYAKQCDANAGMDMNKIQLNYLLAAGGKMVGLALIMAAATVLVGLAASRVAAGVGMTLRGNLFKKVVGFSNTEMDKFSTASLITRCTNDVQQIQMVTVIMLRIVAYAPIIGIGGIIKVLNTGSHMEWVIGLAVLLIMGFVLVLTSIAMPKFKLMQKLVDKVNLVSREILTGLSVIRAFGREDEEEKRFDAANTELTKTNLFTNRVMTFMMPGMMFIMYVITVLIVWVSAHHIDAGTMQVGTMTAFMTYAMQIVMAFLMLTMLSIMLPRAAVAADRIDEVMKTASSVENPDNPVHVEDKAEGKVRFNHVNFRYPNAEDCVLENIDFEALPGQTTAIIGSTGCGKSTLVNLIPRLYDVTEGSITIDGTDIRDMSLEDLRGMIGFVPQKAVLFSGTIASNIKFGNSDASDDDMKQCAQIAQATEFIEEKDDTYNSRIAQGGSNVSGGQKQRLSIARAIAKHPKIFVFDDSFSALDLKTDAALRKALGENVRDSTMIIVAQRVSTILHAEQIIVLDEGRIAGIGTHGQLLENCEVYKEIAMSQLSEEELKNAGKEEN